One genomic segment of Alosa sapidissima isolate fAloSap1 chromosome 13, fAloSap1.pri, whole genome shotgun sequence includes these proteins:
- the sptan1 gene encoding spectrin alpha chain, non-erythrocytic 1 isoform X2 has protein sequence MDASGVKVLETADDIQERRQQVLDRYRRFKELSTMRRQKLEDSYRFQFFRRDADELEKWILEKLQIASDENYKDPSNLQGKLQKHQAFEAEVQANAGAIIKLDETGNLMISEGHFASETIRTRLEELHHLWDQLLQKTKEKGVRLLQAQKLVQYLRECEDALDWISDKEAIVTSEELGQDLEHVQVLQKKFEEFQTDLAAHEERVNDVNQAAGRLTQDSHPETELILRKQEEVNTAWQRLKGLAQQRQGKLFGAAEVQRFNRDVDETISWIKEKEQLMASDDFGRDLASVQALLRKHEGLERDLAALEDKVNTLGGEAERLQQTHPQNASQIHLKRDELITNWEQIRTLAAERHARLNDSYRLQRFTADFRDLTSWVTEMKALINADELANDVAGAEALLDRHQEHKGEIDAHEDSFKATDEAGQALLNTGHYASEEVKEKLGILSEEKESLLELWELRRQQYEQCMDLQLFYRDTEQVDNWMSKQEAFLLNEDLGDSLDSVEALLKKHEDFEKSLSAQEEKITALDEFATKLIQNNHYAKEDVATRRDALLSRRNALHERAQSRRAALEDSFHLQQFFRDSDELKSWINEKMKTATDEAYKDPSNLQGKVQKHQAFEAELSANQSRIDALQKSGQELLDGNHYASGEVSTRMDEVSTQWKKLLEATELKGIKLREANQQQQFNRNVEDIELWLYEVEGHLASDDYGKDLTSVQNLQKKHALLEADVAAHQDRIDGITIQARQFQEAGHFDADNICKKQEALVARYEALKEPMAARKQKLSDSLRLQQLFRDVEDEETWIREKEPIAASTNRGKDLIGVQNLLKKHQALQAEIGGHEPRIKAVTQKGEAMVEEGHFAGEEVKAKLGELNSRWDTLKGKAGQRRQDLEDSLQAQQYFADANEAESWMREKEPIVGSPDYGKDEDSAEALLKKHEALMSDLSAYGSSIQSLKEQAQACRQQVAPTDDETGKELVLALYDYQEKSPREVTMKKGDILTLLNSTNKDWWKVEVNDRQGFVPAAYVKKLDPTQSSSRENLLDEQGSIGLRQDQIENQTLVTKEACSVSVRMKQVEDLYGTLLELGEKRKDMLEKSCKKFMLFREANELQQWINEKEGALTNEEVGSDLEQVEVLQKKFDDFQKDLKANESRLRDINKVASELESEGLMAEEAPVVQAQQQEMLASAPGQDEGDSKNASPWKSVRLAVQTTANFNTIKELNNRWRALQQLAEERSNMLGSAHEVQRFHRDADETKEWIEEKNQALNTDNYGHDLASVQALQRKHEGFERDLAALGDKVNSLGETAERLIQSHPEAVDDIKEKCTELNTAWSSLVGRADQRKDKLGNSHDLQRFLSDFRDLMSWINGIRGLVSSDELAKDVTGAEALLERHQEHRTEIDARAGTFQAFEQFGQQLLARGHYASPEIQQKLEALDRERADLEKAWVQRRMMLDQCLELQLFNRDCEQAENWMAAREAFLASDDKGDSLDSVEALIKKHEDFDKAINVQEEKIAALQSFADQLIGADHYAKPEITDRRNEVLDRWRRLKAQMIEKRSKLGESQTLQQFSRDVDEIEAWISEKLQTASDESYKDPTNIQLSKLLSKHQKHQAFEAELHANADRIRGVIDTGNTLIQRGACAGSEDAVKARLNALDEQWQFLVNKSAEKSQKLKEANKQQNFNTGIKDFDFWLSEVEALLASEDYGKDLASVNNLLKKHQLLEADISAHEDRLKDLNGQADSLMSSQAFDTTQVKDKRDAVNGRFGKIKSMAAGRRAKLNESHRLHQFFRDLDDEESWIKEKKLLVSSEDYGRDLTGVQNLRKKHKRLEAELGAHEPAIQSVLDTGKKLSDDNTIGQEEIQQRLAQFVEHWKELKDLAAARGQRLEESLEYQQFVANVEEEEAWINEKLNLVGSEDYGDTLAAVQGLLKKHEAFETDFTVHRDRVNDVCANGDELIKKNNHHVDNITAKMKALKGKVAELERAAAQRKAKLDENSAFLQFNWKADVVESWIGEKENSLKTDDYGRDLSSVQTLLTKQETFDAGLQAFQQEGIANITALKDQLLAAKHVQSRAIEARHATLMKRWNQLLSNSDSRKKKLLEAQEHFRKVEDLFLTFAKKASAFNSWFENAEEDLTDPVRCNSLEEIRALRDAHDAFRASLSSAEADFNQLAELDRQIKSYQVVSNPYTWFTMEALDETWRNLQKIIKERELELQKEQRRQEENDKLRQEFAQHANAFHQWLQETRTYLLDGIAYRRVIRVYQYEVDDDLSGRSCMVEESGTLESQLEATKRKHQEIRAMRSQLKRIEDLGAAMEEALILDNKYTEHSTVGLAQQWDQLDQLGMRMQHNLEQQIQARNTTGVTEEALKEFSMMFKHFDKEKSGRLNHQEFKSCLRSLGYDLPMVEEGEPDPEFESILDTVDPNRDGNVSLQEYMAFMISRETENVKSSEEIESAFRALSAENKPFVTKEELYQNLTKEQADYCISHMKPYLDSKGRELPSAFDFVEFTRSLFVN, from the exons ATGGACGCCAGTGGGGTGAAGGTGCTGGAGACGGCCGATGACATCCAGGAGCGCCGGCAGCAGGTGCTCGACCGCTACCGGCGCTTCAAGGAGTTGTCGACCATGCGCCGGCAGAAGCTGGAGGACTCGTACCGTTTCCAGTTCTTCCGCCGGGACGCCGACGAGCTGGAGAAATGGATCCTCGAGAAGCTGCAGATCGCTTCCGATGAGAACTACAAGGACCCCAGCAACCTGCAG GGAAAGCTGCAGAAACACCAGGCCTTCGAGGCGGAGGTGCAGGCCAATGCTGGGGCCATCATCAAACTGGACGAGACAGGCAACCTGATGATCTCTGAGGGCCACTTTGCATCCGAAACCATCCGG ACGCGTCTGGAGGAGCTGCACCACCTATGGGACCAGCTGCTGCAGAAGACCAAGGAGAAGGGCGTGCGTCTGTTGCAGGCCCAGAAGCTGGTGCAGTACCTGCGCGAGTGCGAGGACGCCCTCGACTGGATCAGTGACAAG GAAGCCATCGTCACCTCCGAGGAGCTGGGCCAGGATCTGGAGCACGTCCAGGTGCTGCAGAAGAAGTTCGAGGAGTTCCAGACCGACCTGGCGGCACACGAGGAGCGCGTGAACGACGTCAACCAGGCGGCGGGCAGGCTGACCCAGGACTCGCACCCCGAGACCGAGCTGATCCTGCGCAAGCAGGAGGAGGTCAACACCGCATGGCAGCGGCTCAAGGGCCTGGCCCAGCAGAGGCAGGGCAAGCTGTTCGGTGCCGCCGAGGTGCAGCGCTTCAACAG GGATGTGGATGAGACCATCAGCTGGATCAAGGAGAAGGAGCAGCTGATGGCGTCGGATGATTTCGGCCGAGACCTGGCCAGTGTTCAGGCGCTGCTGCGCAAACACGAGGGCCTGGAGAGAGACTTGGCGGCCCTGGAGGACAAG GTGAACACTCTTGGCGGCGAGGCTGAGCGCCTGCAGCAGACCCACCCCCAGAATGCCTCGCAGATCCACCTGAAGCGCGACGAGCTCATCACCAACTGGGAGCAGATCCGCACGCTGGCCGCTGAGCGACACGCACGCCTCAACGACTCCTACAG ACTGCAGCGCTTCACTGCTGACTTCCGTGACCTGACCAGCTGGGTGACTGAGATGAAGGCCCTCATCAACGCTGACGAGCTGGCCAACGACGTGGCCGGAGCTGAGGCGCTGCTTGACCGCCACCAGGAGCACAAG GGAGAAATTGATGCTCATGAAGACAGCTTCAAGGCCACCGACGAAGCTGGCCAGGCTTTGCTCAACACCGGACACTATGCCTCTGAGGAAGTCAAAgagaag ctgggcATCCTGTCTGAGGAGAAGGAGTCTCTGCTGGAGCTGTGGGAGCTGCGTAGGCAGCAGTATGAGCAGTGCATGGACCTGCAGCTCTTCTACAGGGACACCGAGCAGGTGGACAACTGGATGAGCAAACAGGAG GCCTTCCTGTTGAATGAGGACCTGGGCGACTCCCTGGACAGTGTGGAGGCTCTGCTGAAGAAGCACGAGGACTTTGAGAAATCCCTCAGTGCCCAGGAGGAGAAGATCACT GCCCTCGATGAGTTTGCCACCAAGCTGATTCAGAACAACCATTACGCCAAGGAGGATGTGGCCACTCGCCGAGATGCT CTGCTGAGTCGACGCAACGCCCTCCATGAGCGTGCTCAGTCTCGCCGTGCTGCTCTGGAAGACTCCTTCCACCTGCAGCAGTTCTTCCGCGACTCCGACGAGCTCAAGAGCTGGATCAACGAGAAGATGAAGACTGCCACTGACGAGGCCTACAAG GACCCCTCCAACCTGCAGGGTAAAGTGCAGAAGCACCAGGCTTTCGAGGCCGAGCTCTCCGCCAACCAGAGCCGTATCGACGCTCTGCAGAAGTCTGGCCAGGAACTGCTCGACGGCAACCACTACGCTTCAGGCGAGGTGTCCACCCGCATGGACGAGGTCAGCACCCAGTGGAAGAAGCTTCTGGAAGCCACCGAGCTCAAAG GCATCAAGCTGCGTGAGGCtaaccagcagcagcagttcaACCGCAACGTGGAGGACATCGAGCTGTGGCTGTACGAGGTGGAGGGCCATCTGGCCTCTGACGACTACGGCAAAGACCTGACCAGCGTGCAGAACCTGCAGAAGAAGCACGCGCTGCTGGAGGCTGACGTAGCTGCCCACCAG GACCGCATTGACGGCATCACCATCCAGGCTCGTCAGTTCCAAGAGGCCGGCCACTTTGACGCCGACAACATCTGCAAGAAACAGGAAGCCCTGGTGGCGCGCTACGAGGCCCTGAAGGAGCCCATGGCCGCCCGCAAGCAGAAGCTGTCCGACTCATTGCGCCTGCAGCAGCTCTTTAGGGACGTGGAGGATGAGGAGACCTGGATCCGCGAGAAGGAGCCCATCGCCGCCTCCACCAACAGAG gcaaaGATCTGATTGGAGTGCAGAACCTGCTGAAGAAGCACCAGGCCCTTCAGGCTGAGATTGGTGGACACGAGCCACGCATCAAGGCAGTCACCCAGAAGGGCGAGGCCATGGTGGAGGAAG GCCACTTCGCTGGTGAGGAGGTGAAGGCGAAGCTGGGTGAACTGAACAGCCGCTGGGACACGCTGAAGGGCAAGGCTGGCCAGCGCCGCCAGGACCTGGAGGACTCTTTGCAGGCGCAGCAGTACTTCGCCGACGCCAACGAGGCCGAGTCCTGGATGCGGGAGAAGGAGCCCATCGTGGGGAGCCCCGACTACGGCAAAGACGAGGATTCGGCTGAG GCTCTGCTGAAGAAGCACGAGGCTCTGATGTCTGACCTGAGCGCCTACGGCAGCAGCATCCAGTCCCTGAAGGAGCAGGCTCAGGCCTGCAGG CAACAAGTGGCGCCCACCGACGATGAGACTGGCAAGGAGCTGGTGCTGGCCCTCTATGACTACCAGGAGAAGAGCCCACGCGAGGTCACCATGAAGAAGGGCGACATCCTCACCCTGCTCAACAGCACCAACAAG GACTGGTGGAAAGTGGAGGTGAATGACCGTCAGGGCTTTGTGCCCGCGGCCTATGTGAAGAAGCTGGACCCCACCCAGTCGTCCTCTCGCGAGAACCTGCTCGATGAACAGGGCAGCATCGGCCTGCGTCAGGATCAGATTGAGAACCA AACGCTGGTCACCAAGGAGGCGTGCAGTGTGTCTGTACGCATGAAGCAGGTGGAGGACTT GTATGGCACCCTGCTGGAGCTGGGTGAGAAGAGAAAGGACATGCTGGAGAAAAGCTGCAAGAAATTCATGCTGTTCCGGGAGGCCAACGAGCTGCAGCAGTGGATCAACGAGAAGGAGGGCGCCCTCACCAACGAGGAGGTGGGCTCCGACCTGGAGCAGGTGGAGGTGCTGCAGAAGAAGTTTGATGACTTCCAGAAG gaCCTGAAGGCCAATGAGTCTCGTCTGAGGGACATCAACAAGGTGGCGTCTGAGCTGGAGTCTGAGGGCCTGATGGCCGAGGAGGCCCCTGTGGTGCAGGCCCAG CAACAAGAGATGTTGGCCTCAGCACCTGGCCAG GATGAAGGGGACTCTAAGAACGCCTCCCCATGGAAG TCTGTTCGCTTGGCTGTCCAAACGACGGCTAACTTTAATACCATTAAG gagcTGAATAACCGCTGGAGGGCTCTGCAGCAGCTGGCCGAGGAGAGGAGTAACATGCTGGGCAGTGCTCACGAGGTGCAGAGGTTCCACAG GGATGCTGATGAGACTAAGGAGTGGATCGAGGAGAAGAACCAGGCTCTGAACACCGATAACTACGGCCACGACCTGGCTAGCGTACAGGCCCTGCAGCGCAAACATGAGGGCTTCGAGAGGGACCTGGCTGCCCTGGGAGAcaag GTGAACTCTCTGGGCGAGACCGCCGAGCGTCTGATCCAGTCGCACCCAGAGGCGGTGGACGACATCAAGGAGAAGTGCACGGAGCTGAACACGGCCTGGAGTAGTCTGGTGGGCCGCGCTGACCAGCGCAAGGACAAGCTGGGCAACTCCCACGATCTGCAGCGCTTCCTCAGTGACTTCAG AGACCTGATGTCCTGGATCAACGGCATCAGGGGGCTGGTGTCCTCAGACGAGCTGGCCAAGGACGTGACCGGAGCTGAGGCCCTGCTGGAGAGACACCAG gagcACCGCACTGAGATCGACGCCCGTGCGGGCACCTTCCAGGCCTTTGagcagtttgggcagcagctgctgGCCCGTGGCCACTATGCGAGCCCTGAGATCCAGCAGAAGCTGGAGGCACTGGACCGCGAGCGGGCTGACCTGGAGAAGGCCTGGGTGCAGCGCAGGATGATGCTGGACCAGTGCCTGGAGCTGCAG ttGTTCAACAGGGACTGTGAGCAGGCCGAGAACTGGATGGCTGCCCGTGAGGCCTTCCTTGCCAGCGACGACAAGGGAGACTCCCTGGACAGCGTGGAGGCCCTCATCAAGAAGCACGAGGACTTCGACAAGGCCATCAATGTCCAG GAGGAAAAGATTGCTGCCCTGCAGTCTTTCGCTGACCAGCTGATTGGAGCTGACCACTACGCCAAGCCTGAAATCACCGACCGTCGTAATGAGGTGTTGGACAG atggcgccgCCTGAAGGCCCAGATGATCGAGAAGCGCTCCAAGCTGGGCGAGTCCCAGACGCTGCAGCAGTTCAGCCGTGACGTTGACGAGATTGAGGCCTGGATCAGCGAGAAGCTGCAAACCGCTTCTGACGAGTCCTACAAAGACCCCACCAACATCCAG CTGTCCAAGCTGCTG AGCAAGCACCAGAAGCACCAGGCCTTCGAGGCTGAGCTTCACGCCAACGCCGACCGCATCCGCGGCGTGATCGACACCGGCAACACTCTTATCCAGAGAGGAGCCTGTGCTGGCAGTGAGGATGCCGTCAAG GCCCGTCTCAATGCCCTGGACGAGCAGTGGCAGTTCCTGGTGAACAAGTCTGCTGAGAAGAGCCAGAAGCTGAAGGAGGCCAACAAGCAGCAGAACTTCAACACCGGCATCAAAGACTTCGACTTCTGGCTGTCGGAG GTGGAGGCTCTTCTGGCTTCTGAGGATTACGGCAAAGACCTGGCCTCCGTCAACAACCTGCTGAAGAAGCACCAGCTGCTGGAGGCTGACATTTCTGCTCATGAG gaccGTCTGAAGGATCTGAATGGCCAGGCTGACAGCCTGATGTCCAGCCAAGCCTTCGACACCACACAGGTCAAGGACAAGCGCGACGCCGTCAATGGCCGCTTTGGCAAGATCAAGAGCATGGCTGCAGGGCGCCGTGCCAAGCTCAACGAGTCGCACCGCCTGCACCAGTTCTTTAGGGACCTGGACGATGAGGAGTCATGGATCAA AGAAAAGAAATTGCTAGTGAGTTCGGAGGACTATGGACGTGATTTGACAGGAGTGCAGAATCTGCGGAAGAAACATAAGAGGCTGGAGGCTGAGCTGGGTGCCCACGAGCCTGCCATTCAG TCTGTGCTGGACACTGGCAAAAAGCTGTCGGATGACAACACCATCGGCCAGGAGGAGATCCAGCAGAGGTTGGCCCAGTTTGTGGAGCACTGGAAGGAGCTGAAGGACTTGGCTGCTGCCCG tgggcAGAGACTGGAGGAGTCGCTGGAGTACCAGCAGTTTGTTGCGAatgtggaggaagaggaagcgTGGATTAATGAGAAACTGAACCTGGTTGGAAGCGAAGACTATGGTGATACCCTGGCTGCTGTGCAG GGCTTGTTGAAGAAGCATGAAGCGTTTGAGACTGATTTTACTGTGCATAGAGATAGAGTGAATGACGTATGTGCCAATGGAGATGAACTCATCAAGAAG AACAACCACCATGTGGATAACATCACGGCTAAGATGAAGGCCCTGAAGGGGAAGGTGGCCGAGCTGGAGAGAGCTGCCGCCCAGAGGAAGGCCAAGCTGGACGAGAACTCTGCCTTCCTGCAGTTCAACTGGAAGGCCGACGTGGTGGAGTCCTGGATCG gtGAGAAGGAGAACAGCCTGAAGACTGATGATTATGGTCGTGACCTGTCCTCAGTGCAGACCCTGCTCACTAAGCAG GAGACCTTTGATGCTGGCCTGCAGGCCTTCCAGCAGGAGGGCATCGCCAACATCACCGCCCTCAAAGACCAGCTGCTGGCTGCCAAACACGTACAGTCCCGTGCCATCGAGGCCCGCCACGCCACGCTCATGAAGCGCTGGAACCAGCTGCTGTCCAACTCGGATTCCCGCAAGAAGAAGCTTCTGGAAGCCCAGGAGCACTTCAGAAAG GTTGAGGACCTGTTCTTGACCTTTGCCAAGAAGGCGTCTGCTTTCAACTCCTGGTTTGAGAACGCTGAGGAGGATCTGACTGACCCGGTGCGCTGCAACTCTCTGGAAGAGATCCGGGCGCTACGTGATGCCCACGATGCCTTCCGCGCCTCCCTCAGCTCGGCCGAGGCCGACTTCAACCAGCTGGCCGAGCTGGACCGACAGATCAAGAGCTACCAGGTGGTATCCAACCCCTACACTTGGTTTACCATGGAGGCCTTGGACGAGACCTGGAGGAACCTGCAGAAGATCATCAAG GAGCGTGAGCTGGAGTTGCAGAAGGAGCAGAGGCGCCAGGAGGAGAACGATAAGCTGCGGCAGGAGTTTGCCCAGCACGCCAACGCCTTCCACCAGTGGCTACAGgagaccag GACATACCTTCTGGATGG CATAGCCTATCGACGGGTTATTCGTGTCTATCAGTACGAGGTTGATGATGATCTCTCTGGAAG GTCCTGCATGGTGGAAGAATCCGGAACTCTGGAGTCACAGCTGGAGGCTACAAAG CGTAAGCACCAGGAGATCCGTGCCATGCGCAGCCAGCTGAAGAGGATCGAGGACCTGGGGGCGGCCATGGAGGAGGCGCTCATCCTGGACAACAAGTACACGGAACACAGCACGGTGGGGCTAGCGCAACAGTGGGACCAACTGGACCAGCTGGGCATGAGGATGCAGCACAACCTGGAACAGCAGATTCAGGCCAG aAACACAACCGGTGTAACAGAAGAAGCTCTGAAGGAGTTCAGTATGATGTTCAA GCACTTCGACAAGGAGAAGTCTGGCCGTCTGAACCACCAAGAGTTCAAGTCGTGCTTACGTTCCCTCGGTTACGACCTTCCCATGGTGGAAGAAGGAGAACCGGATCCGGAGTTTGAATCCATCCTGGACACCGTGGATCCCAACAG agaTGGCAACGTGTCCTTGCAGGAGTACATGGCCTTCATGATCAGTCGCGAGACAGAGAACGTCAAGTCCAGCGAAGAGATCGAAAGCGCCTTCCGTGCTCTCAGCGCAGAAAACAAACCTTTCGTCACCAAGGAAGAACTCTACCAG AATCTGACCaaggaacaggcagattactgCATTTCCCACATGAAGCCTTACCTGGACAGCAAGGGCCGAGAACTGCCGTCCGCCTTCGACTTCGTGGAATTCACTCGCTCGCTTTTCGTCAATTGA